The sequence GTGATGCTGTTTTGAAGATAGCACACCAGGAGACATCCCATTTTATTTAGCCTTTGCCAAGGGGCTATTTGACTCCAGATCCAAACTCACAACATTTAGGAAATCCCCTTCTGATACTTGGCAATCTCAGGCCAATTCAAAGAATTATCTCCGTGACTCATATTAAGATCTTAAAGAAAGGTCGAGTCCTGGATCACATTATGCAAACATGGCAAGCCTGTTGTCCCACAGGGCTCACAGGCGAAAGCCCTGCTCCGGCAATCATGGCAGACAACATCCGTTCCTCGCTTTTATCTGCTCTAGATGTTTGGGAATAAAGTGTCAATCACTTCTTCCTCAGTCATGTGTTAAACCACTAACattctcctttctccagctcTCTTTGCCTAAGTTAGTTCAGGGCTGGTTACTACCATGCCTCGGCTGCCTGCAGCACTTCTACTCTGGCATCATTTAGCTGTCAATTATCAGTGGTTTTTAGCAGAAGATTTGGATTCAGCTTAAAATCTATTTGTGTAAAGCCTTGCCTTACAAAGCAACAGCAGCCCTCATGCCAGCAAGACAAACTATCCCGATTTGTGCCTCATTTATTCAGCAGGGTCATCAAAAGCACTGTAACTCCATCTCTGGTGCTAAATCCCAGTGGCGCCTGTGCTGACTGCCCTTCTCTGGTGCCATCCCACGCCGAACACTACCGTCAGGCTTTACACTTTTGGCCACTCGAAGCCACCACTGTCAGAGCCCTGCCGAGAGCCAGCTTTGcctaaaaaaggagaagaaaaccagagCTGCTTTGTGCAGCGGCTGGAGAGGAGACTTTAAAGCACGTGGATGCCCTGAGCGTCCCGGGTTATTTGTTATAATTGCTTTTTGCGCCTTTTCAGGCCCCGCAGTGGTTTTCCACAGCAGAGCCGCGCGAGCGGCTACCGCCCCTCTGGCGCTCGGCCGGCCCCGAGGCCTGCCCAGGCCTGGGAGCTCGGCAGGGGCGCGGGCCCCACCGCACCGCGGGAACCCCTGGGCTTTCCGCACAGACCTGGGCGCCGCAAAGAGGCGGAGAAGGGAAGGCGGCAGCACCGGCGGAGGGAAGGTCACCACCAGCCCCGGGGCTCTGGAGGAGCCCGGCCCGCCCTGCCTACAGCTCGGCCTTTCTCCTCAGGCATTCGCGCGACCGCCCTACCGCGACGGGGGCCTCCAGCGCCGCTGGGCGCCGCCATCGCGAGCCTCCTCCCCCGCTGGGCGCCGCCATCTTGTGCCCTCCCCGTACAGCGCGGGCGCCGCCATCTTGTGACCTCCCCGTGCGGTGTGTCGGCCATGGCGGGGCTGCTGTGCcgcctgctcctctgcctggcggccgccggggccgccgccgacctgctgctggaggaggtgcGGCGCTCCGTGGACCTCAGCACTCACCTGGCCAAGGTCTCGGCCGAGCTCAGCCTGGCCAACGCGGCGGGCGGCACGGCCGCCTCCGCCTTCCTGCTGGCGCTGGAGCCCGGCCTGGAGCCCCGCCTGGCCTACCTGGGCGTGCAGGTGAGCACGGGCCgcgaggggcagcgggggccggcGCCCCGCACCTCGGGGGGGGCCGCGGCACGGCCTCGGGCGctgcccgggccccgccgcccgcggggaCACGTAGGCACagcgccgcgctccccgctccgcccgccggcgctgccgcctGTTGCCCTCCGCGCGGGCTCCGCCGGCAGCCGGCGTGGCGGCGGGCGAGAggctccctgcctctgctcctgcagtGCTCCCGCTGCCTTGTAGGTGATGAAGCGAAGGGTTTCTGTCGTTATACGGAACAAAGAGGGGTGCATGGCTGAGGTAGTGAGGCCTGGGAAGCGATGAGGGAGTCGAGAGAGACGCTAATTACCGCCGTTACTGCCGTAACGAGAGCAGCCGCAGCCCCTCGGGTTGCAAGCGGCGCTTGCATCCCCAGCaagtgcgggggggggggggggggtgtccagCCTCCTACCCCACCGGACGTACCTGCAAGAGGGCTCTTCTAATCCCAGGAGTATTTGCACTGATCTCCTTTTTGCTTGGTGGCCAAGTCAGATTCCCGTGGCCTGCTCGCCCCCCAGCCACTGTAGAAAACATAGAAGAGAAATCACAAAAGCAGTTGACAGAGATTCTCATTTGCACAAGTTACTGTGACTGCTGGCTTGGGAACCAGGCTGAGGGGAGCTTGAGAGGTTTATCAGAGATCTCCAGTATCTGTTCTTGCATGCTGACCACGCTGTTATTTGtattaatgaaaaacattataaaagggcttctttttttttttttaaagtagctgTCTATCAGCTTGTACTTTCTGGGGGGCATTCCTCTAAAAAGTGGATAGGGACTGTATGGTGTTTGCCCTGCCCACGTTAAGTCTTTTAAACAGCAGCATGCTGATCAGTCTGTTGTTTTGGAACAGGTAAAgggtgaggaagaagaggagaacaCCTTGGAAGTAAGAGAGACTAAAGTTAAGGGCAAAAGGTGAGTGTCACCATCTAAGGTCAGTACCTAGAATTGTGCATGGGGATTCCACCATCATCCTCATGGTGGAGCAGAAGTACTGCCCCAGTCCCGCATACCTATAAATCCTAGAGTCTTTTGTTCCTGAAAAGATCCACTCTGTGTTCAGCTTGCATCCTGGGGTGCTACAGAGCCAGGGAGCACCATTCATGGAAGCAGCCAAACCCAATTCCTGCAGTCCAAGGGGCCCCAGTAGAAGTCGTTTCCCTCCTTCAGATGCTCTTTCCTTGGGAGATAGCACATGTGGTTTTAGATCTCTGCACTGAGCGCAGCACAAGCAGCCCATACGTGTTTCTCACAGCTGCTAGTGAGGGGAGAGCCCTTGAAGGGAGACAATCTCTCTCTTAAATGCAACTCAGCCGTGCTTAGTATCTTGTACTCAGTGCCTTAAGTAATGCCCTGTTCCTTTATTAAGGGATGTCAGGTAAGAGAAGCATTATAGCTATGGTCATGCTCTTACCCATTGCTCCCCATTGAGGTCTGAAATGATTGGCAGTGCTGATTACAGAGAGACCGTAAGTGCTCTTTGGCTGTGTCCCCAGAGCACCGCTTAGTCTGTGATGTGGGGAGTACCATAGTGCGCTGGGTACTGTGGCCCAGCATGGGCTGttgcctgctgcagggagagaggatGCTGTCTTTTGTCCAAGGCTCTGCCCTGCCAAGCTTGGGATATTGTTGCATACACTGCAAGACTGGGCAGGCAGGTGATTTCTGAGCCATGAGAGCTGAGAAGTAAAAGGTGCTTGTAAAATGGGTCAGAAGCACAGTGCTGCTGGGTTTCGAGAGGACAGTAGCTGTGCGGTTAAGTTGCCAAGGTAGACCATAGTTTCCGACATATCTGGAGGCCTTGTGATCCTGCTCTTGGGCCACCAGGCATGACTTGAAGTCCATTTGCTTCTGTCATCACCTTGGTCCATCTGGTGCATCCTTACAGGTTTGGTGAAATCTCGATCCTTTCTGTGGAACCTCAGTCCAAAACCATGCTCATTTTCTGGCCGTTCCTTAGTTTCAGATCCTGTGGGCAAAAAGCTGAGAATGAACAGACTTTGTGGGAACAGGTGCTTTTTGTGATTTGTCTTCTGGACATTTGCACATGCTTCCTCTGATTCCTCATTCTTGTCATCTGGAGAAGAATGGAAAAACCCCTGCTGAAGAATGCTTTGTAAATGCAGAACTAGGAAGGGGAGTGCATCACCATTCCCCTTCCAAAATGGGAGCCAGGTGTTTTTGTGATGCAAAGACTGTAGTTGtgcctggacacagttcaccCTGTGCTGCCTCCTGTCCTGCTTCCCCTGTCAAGAGTAAGCACACCCTCTGGGACAGGACATCTGTACGCCTTGGAGGAGCCAATAAAATATTGGCCCCAATCAGATATGATGTATGTGATACATGGGCTCCCATCCACAGGGGATGTTGCAGGGGTGGATCTGATTGCTCTGTCAGTGGAGATCTTGTATGACttacctgtttttcttccttccagtgGAAAATTCTTCTCTGTGAAGCTGCCGTCTCCTTTGGCACCAGGAGCCAAGGTCCGTGTATCTGTTGAAATGGTTTTCACGCATGTCCTGCAGCCCTACCCCACCCACATCACCCAAAGCGAGAAGCAGTTTGTGGTCTTTGAAGGAAATCACTATTTCTACTCACCATACTTCACCAAGACCCAAACAACCCGGGTCAAACTGGCCTCTAGGAATGTGGAGAGTTACACCAAGCTGGGCAACCCTTCCCGCACTGAAGACATGATTGAATATGGCCCCTTCAAGGACATTCCTCCATACAGCCAGGTAAATGTCTGTGCAAAGAGGTTgtggctctgcagagagcaTCTTGCAAACGTGGCAGCTGCGTCTCAGAGGCTGGAGAGTAGGAAGCAGAGGCTTTTGTATAAGAATCGCAGGTCAAGCCTGAGGCAGCCTGCATGCAGGATAGGAACACATGCTCCAACAAGGTGCTCCTAGTACAGATGTGATTGCTGACTGCTGCTTGGTGTCCACAGAACAAACCAAGCCAGTTTGTACATGGTTCTGGCAGGGGTGTATTTGCAGTGGGGAAGACTGCATCTCTAGCTCCCTCGCCGTTATAACCCAGCCAGACATGTGGGATGTGACCTATGAGTACACCCCAGGTATCCAGTACCCTGTGAACCGGGCTGGGGTAGCTCAAACCTTCCCGTGCAGTCAGCTTCACTTCTCTGCAGAGTCTGTCAAGGAGATTTCTCTGTGGGACATGGAGACAGATAATTGTGAGGAGAGGTTGCTCCTTACTTCGGGTCTAATAGTTTATTCCTTTGTCAGGACACTCTGAAGGTGCACTATGAAAATAACAGTCCATTCCTGACCATCACCAGTATGACCCGAGTCATCGAGGTGTCTCACTGGGGGAACATTGCGGTTGAAGAGACGGTTGATTTAAAGCACACAGGAGCAGTGCTGAAAGGGCCATTCTCCAGATATGACTACCAGAGGCAACCAGACAGTGGAATCTCTTCTGTCAAGTCTTTTAAGGTTGagattttgtggtttttttttttttttttttaccgtGGCTTCCCCCTTTCTTACATCcctagaggggaaaaaggtgCAGctgtacttttccttttctttggtaACCATACCCAAGCAATAAGGGAATATTAAAGCTCTGGTCTATTTTCAGAGAAGGCTTATGCTAGATGGAAATAGCTTTTGGAGGTAGAATTAGGAGGTTATACACTTTATTGCAACTGTTGGCCAAACAAACTGCATATACCAGGGTATGCACTGTTTTTCCACACTTCCACCCCTCCAATCTCAGGGACCCTATAAAACTCATAATCCCTGTGctgacagctctgctttccGTTTTCCGCTGTGCAAGGGCCATTCATTCTGTCCCCAACCTCTTATTTTCAGAGTTGCCTTCTCTGCCATTCTCATCATGTTGAATGCTATTTGGAAACTCACTCATTCCTTCCTTGCTCACAAAGCACTCAACAAGAGTTAGAGCTGTGGCTCTGCTAGCCAGATGTGAAAAGTGTTTTCATCTGAACCAAAACCTTTCTCGCTGCTTGAAGCATCCAGGATTGATTGTTGTAATTCTCTGAGGTGGTGCAGCCAAACAGAAATCTCATTTTGCTGAGCGTAAAGCCAGCAAGCTCAGTGAGGTAGGGCAGTGGGCTGGAGTGAAAAGGGAATTGCTGTCCTGGTGGGCATGACGAGATCCCTTGCTGTCTGGGATATTTGAAACAGGGCTGGAGAAAGCACATTCATTTAGAGGCCAAGTGATTTTAGTGCTGGCAGCCACTTCTGTGGCTGATTGCTTATAATAGCACAATTTTACCACTCAGTGCAACTGAATGGCCATTTTGTCATCTCTCACATGGGAGTGCAGTTTCTCGATGCTTAAACAGCTGTTATTGGTTTTGCCAATTTCACTGGAAATAACTCCTAGCCAATGCACTGACTGTGCATCTCTCCATACAGACcattctcccagctgctgctcaggacgTCTATTACAGAGATGAAATCGGAAACATCTCCACCAGCCACCTCCTTGTCCTGGATGACTCCGTGGAGATGGAGATCCGTCCCCGCTTCCCACTTTTTGGGGGATGGAAAACCCATTACATCATCGGCTATAACCTGCCAAGCTACGAATACCTCTACAATCTTGGTGGGTGGCACAGGAGAAGGGAATAAGAATcataataagaaataagaaaccTTCTCTTTGTTTAAAGGTGGTTGCTGTACAGTAAAGAATTCAAAGCTGCAGTCCGCTGCACCTTAGCAACAACAGTTGCTAGCTTTTATTTCTAGAATATGCAAATCCaccttcttttctgtgcttccttcAGGTTTTTGTAGACATCTGGTTAAAATATACTTGAGTGAGCTAGTGCCCCCTGCTGCACAGTGTATCTGTCTGAATTCTGCTCTTCTGTTAGAAGCTGAGCTTCAAGGTTGCCCCTTGTTCTTTGAGGAACTGTAACCACCCTCTGGTCTGCACTCTCCTAGGTGATCAGTATGCCTTGAAAATGAGGTTTGTCGACCACGTGTTTGATGAGCAAGTTACAGACTCGCTGACTGTCAAGATTGTCCTGCCAGAAGGTGCCAAGTAAGTGTCATTACTCCTGGCTTGTTACTGCAGACGATGCTGTGTTGGTGGCAATTCTCCAGCCTGCTCTAATGGCCTGAGgacagtgaaacaaaacaatgaCTGTGCATGTGGAGGAGACCTTGGAACACAGCTTTACTTCCTTTTAGAGTGTTGTTTAAACTGCATAATTGGCCTGGTGCTAGAGGCCATGGTTGGCCAGCCAAGTCCTAGGTTACATCATCTCAAACACTGTAGAGTCATATGGGACTATCTGGCTTTATTCACAGGAATATCCATGTGGACAGCCCCTATGAAATCAGTCGTGCTTCAGATGAGCTTCACTACACTTATCTGGACACTTTTGGACGTCCAGTTATTGTGGCACACAAGAGCAACCTGGTGGAGCAGCACATCCAAGACATCGTGGTGAGTGTGGCCTCTCTGCATGGTTTGCCTGAGCAGTTGTGCCTCTTCTGTATTCAGCGGCACAGTCAAAACACCCGTATTGTGTTCCAGAAGTACGTCCTTGCTGGACTGCATGGTCAGTTCCACTGCTGCCTGAGGAGAGGAGTTCTTTCCCATAGTAAAAATGAGTCACTCAGTGTTTCGAACTTCTCTTCTAGGTTCATTACACCTTCAACAAAATCTTGATGCTGCAGGAGCCTCTGTTGGTGGTTGGAGCTTTTTACATCTTGTTCTTCACTGTGATCGTCTATGTGAGGCTGGATTTCTCCATCACTAAGGTGCTGTATGATGAAGAGCCCTGTGGGTGCCTTAGTGGCTTACTCAGCTGATGGTTGGAGATTTTTCATACCAGTAATTCTCGCTGAATATTCCTCCTGACTGGATATCTTATTAGAAGCTTAAATGGAGTCCTGTTTTCGTACTACCTGAGTATTGATACTCCTGCAGGGTTTGAACTGGTGTGCTAAGGCTAAcctgaattttgctttctggaTGAAAAGGAATCCCTCCCTGAGAAGCAGGGATGTCTGCAATTCTCCTGCTACGTTTTAACTTTACTTTTTGTTAAGCTATTAGTTGTGCTAGGCTGAGTGCTGAAAGGTGCTTGCCCTACTCAGTGCTTGTACCATTTGCCTGATTACTGTCAGTTGACTTAATTGCAAAGGGAGCAGTTTCTGTAACAGTCCTGTGGCAGACTGCAGGCATGGCTTGATGCAGGTCAAAAATACGAATGCTTTGATCTTCCCTTCTGTCCTCTTGCAGGATCCAGCTGCTGAAGCAAGGAT is a genomic window of Pelecanus crispus isolate bPelCri1 chromosome 7, bPelCri1.pri, whole genome shotgun sequence containing:
- the RPN1 gene encoding dolichyl-diphosphooligosaccharide--protein glycosyltransferase subunit 1 — its product is MAGLLCRLLLCLAAAGAAADLLLEEVRRSVDLSTHLAKVSAELSLANAAGGTAASAFLLALEPGLEPRLAYLGVQVKGEEEEENTLEVRETKVKGKSGKFFSVKLPSPLAPGAKVRVSVEMVFTHVLQPYPTHITQSEKQFVVFEGNHYFYSPYFTKTQTTRVKLASRNVESYTKLGNPSRTEDMIEYGPFKDIPPYSQDTLKVHYENNSPFLTITSMTRVIEVSHWGNIAVEETVDLKHTGAVLKGPFSRYDYQRQPDSGISSVKSFKTILPAAAQDVYYRDEIGNISTSHLLVLDDSVEMEIRPRFPLFGGWKTHYIIGYNLPSYEYLYNLGDQYALKMRFVDHVFDEQVTDSLTVKIVLPEGAKNIHVDSPYEISRASDELHYTYLDTFGRPVIVAHKSNLVEQHIQDIVVHYTFNKILMLQEPLLVVGAFYILFFTVIVYVRLDFSITKDPAAEARMKVACITEQVLTLVNKRLGLYRHFDEAVNKYKQSRDISTLNSGKKALETEHKALTNEIASLQSKLKTEGSDLCDKVSEIQKLDGQVKELVLKSSVEAERLVAGKLKKDTYIDNEKMHSNKRQDLVTKIDNILDAL